TTTTGAGTTCTTCATCTGCACCTAGAATCCGTGCCTCGTATTCTTTGAGTTTTGGCGTTATGAATCGCTCTGCATTAACAAGTGTCTGTTTTCTTTCATAATCTGAAGGTATCTGCCTCAGGTTTGCCTTTGTCACCTCTATATAGTAGCCGAAGACCCTGTTATAGCCAATCTTTAATGACTGGATACCTGTCCTCGCCTTCTCCTCTGCTTCCATTCTGGTGATTATCTCCCTGCTGTTTTGCTGTAGTTCCCTTAGTCTATCAATCTCTGGATCAAAGCCATTCTTTATGAATCCACCCTCTTTTATTGACTGGGGAGGATCATCAATGATAGTCCTTTCTATTAGGTTGACCACCTCCTCAGGAACAGAGATATTATTTGTGAGTTTTTTTATCTCTGGTTCATCAAATCCGGAGAGTATTTTCCTTAGCTGTGGTACTGTTTTTAACGAATTTTTAAGAGCAATGAGGTCTCTTGGATTCGCAGTTCCTGTGACTATCTTCCCGGAGAGCCTCTCTATGTCCTGGACCTTTCTCAGATAACTTCTCAGGAGCTCCAGGATCTCGCCTGAATTTACAAGGGATTCTACTATTGATAATCTTGTATTTATCTCAGCAAGATCAAGGAGAGGTCTTGTTATCGATCTTCTCAGCAGCCTGCCTCCCATTGGTGTCAAGGTTTCATCAAGAGCCCAGAGTAAAGAGCCAGATGTCTCTTCTCTCATAGACCTTAAGAGCTCAAGATTCTTTATGGTTGAGGCATCCATATAGAGAAATTCTCTTTTGTGGATAGGTGTGAGCTTTTTAAAATTCAGGACACCCTTCTGGGTTGTCTCAAGGTAGTTCATCAATGCACCGGCAGCTGCTATCGCAGCTTCCATACCAATGATCCCGAATCCCTCAAGGGACGATACCTTAAAAAATCTTAGCAATAATGCCTCTCCTTCCCGAGGGTCAAAATACCAGTCCTCGCAGGGTGTGGAGTAGAAATCTCTCAGAAGGTCTTTGAACCTGAGGTCTTCTTTCAGGGATGCTGGATAGAGTATTTCCTTTGGCTGGAATCTTTCTATCTCATCTTCTATTTCACCATCTGTTTCATAAAGGGTAAATTCTCCTACATGAATATCTGCAAGTGCGACACCTGTAATATTTTTCATAGGGAAAAAGGCGAGGATATAGGAATTCTCCTTGGGTTCCTCAGGAATGTGTGTACCTGCTGTTATAACACGCACAACATCCCTTTCAACAAGTCCCTTTGCCTGAGAAGGTTCTTCAAGCTGTTCACAGAGGGCTACCTTGTATCCTGCCTTTATGAGCTTTGAGATATAGGTGTCTGCTGTGAAATAGGGAACACCACACATAGGGATCGGTTCTTCTTTATCCCTGTCTCTTGTTGTAAGTGTTATCTGGAGTACCTTTGAGGCGATAAGGGCATCTTCACCGAACATTTCATAAAAATCACCAAGCCTGAAGAATACTATAGCATCTTTGTATCTTTCTTTTATATTAAAATACTGTTTCATCAACGGTGTAAGCTCAGACACAGAGACCTCCCTTAAAATTCATCTCTTTTAACCCATTCTGTACCGCATAGCGGTTTATAATCACAGTAAGGACATTCATCTTTAAGTTTCATTGGTGGCATAAAAGGTGTATTTGGATCTTTGATCTCATCAATAAGGGACCTTATAATATTTGACATTATCTCATATTCTTTTATCTTATCTGAGCTGAAGGGACCATACTTCGAATCTCCGTCAAGGGAGCTCTTCCCAAGTAGAAGGTAGTAGCCGTTTATATCATTAACAGAGATTCTGTATTTAGTGGAATAAAGAATCATATAAAAAGGTATTTGTAAGCTTTTGATTGCTTTATACCATGTTGACCTGTCTTCTGGGTTCAGTTTATCAAAAATGATTTTTAAATTATCATTTTTTGAAGATATCTTGTAGTCAATTATAGTGAACTCACTATCTTCTTTTAAGACAAGGTCGATACGGCCATTTAAAGGAGCATTAAAAAGCCATTCTTCAATTTTATCCTCAACAGCTACAATTTCTTTTCCATTAAATAGACTGAAGGTAAAGGGTATAAATTCTCTAAGTCTCCTAATAATCTGCTTCATCATCAAGTATATTCTTCCAGAGATATATCCATAACGCTGAGTAAATATGTCTATTACGATATCTTCTATCTCCTTAAGTTCTTGTAAATCCGCTGAAAGAGGAGAGCATATTGTTTCACCCAATCTTTTTTCAAAAAACTTGTGAAGGGCATCATGAACTAAGAACCCTGTATCCTTTCTTTCAGGATCTTCTGCAATATTTTTCCTGTTTGATAATTGAAGGATATCACTGTAGTAAAATCTCAATCCACAGCTAAGATAATTTTCTAATGATGAAGCATTAAAAGAAAGTGTTTCTATTATAGACAAAATCTCCTCGGTCTTTTCTATCTCATGAGGTATGGGCGTACGGAGATCTATTTTATAATTTATAGTCTTTTCATCCTCCCAGTTTTTTATGTTTACCTTTTCGCCCTCCCATATAATTTTTTCAATAAATCTTGACCTTTCAAGATCCTTATTCTTAAGATAAAAAAGCGACACTTCCTCAGCACCAGAAAGGAGATTCTTGAAATAGTAATATAGCAGCCTTTCCCTCTCCTGATAGGTTGGCAGATTGAGTGCCTTTCTTACAGGATAGGGCAGGATAGTATCATCGGTTAAATCAGGAAAGACACCTTCATTAAGGTCAAGAAAGAATATCCTTTTAAATTTAATATTTCTTGTTTCTAGAAAGCCCAGTATCTGTAAACCCCTGAGAGGTGTTCCTTCAAAGGGAATATGGATGGATGACATTATTTTTTTAAAAAAATTAAAATAGGATTCCCTATTTTTAAAGGAAAAGTTCCTCATCTCAGAGAGAGATACCTTTTTAAATTCTTTTACAAAGGCCTCTGTGTAGGGATAAAAAAGAGGATGGAGTTTTGCTGTACTTTCTTTATAAACAGTATCTATGACATCAATACACTTCTTTGCAAAATCTCCGATGTTTTCTATCATGAGAAATTTTCTTATAGTTTTATCGTGAATGTTTCTAAGTTGATTTTTTATATCCTCTGGTCCAAAATCTACCAAAGGTGTCTGTGAAATTATTTCCTCATATACCATTTTGGATATTTTTTCTTCAAGCTCATCGAGATCAGTAAAAGGTGTAA
Above is a window of Thermodesulfovibrionales bacterium DNA encoding:
- the mutS gene encoding DNA mismatch repair protein MutS; translated protein: MSELTPLMKQYFNIKERYKDAIVFFRLGDFYEMFGEDALIASKVLQITLTTRDRDKEEPIPMCGVPYFTADTYISKLIKAGYKVALCEQLEEPSQAKGLVERDVVRVITAGTHIPEEPKENSYILAFFPMKNITGVALADIHVGEFTLYETDGEIEDEIERFQPKEILYPASLKEDLRFKDLLRDFYSTPCEDWYFDPREGEALLLRFFKVSSLEGFGIIGMEAAIAAAGALMNYLETTQKGVLNFKKLTPIHKREFLYMDASTIKNLELLRSMREETSGSLLWALDETLTPMGGRLLRRSITRPLLDLAEINTRLSIVESLVNSGEILELLRSYLRKVQDIERLSGKIVTGTANPRDLIALKNSLKTVPQLRKILSGFDEPEIKKLTNNISVPEEVVNLIERTIIDDPPQSIKEGGFIKNGFDPEIDRLRELQQNSREIITRMEAEEKARTGIQSLKIGYNRVFGYYIEVTKANLRQIPSDYERKQTLVNAERFITPKLKEYEARILGADEELKRLEEERFRDILEGLKPHTESIKALSETVAYLDMLSAFATVSRRYNYTKPVIDESTLIEITDGRHPVIERLQNRERFVPNNLFINTDTDRLLIITGPNMAGKSTYMRQNALIVIMAQIGCFVPAAQARIGLVDRIFTRIGASDILSKGQSTFMVEMLETANILNNATFRSLIILDEIGRGTSTFDGISIAWAVAEYLAKNIRARTLFATHYHELTELALTVDGVKNYNISVKEWGDEIIFLRKIDEGPADKSYGIQVARLAGLPSVVLDRAKEILSNLEKTELDESGLPRFAGTPTDGMRQLDLFGGAFHPVISELRQLDMSNLKPEEALKILRRLKQKSEK
- a CDS encoding PD-(D/E)XK nuclease family protein gives rise to the protein MNSLLILNPEEDIIEKVFSLLIKEEGNDYSKNLIVFPGKRPAHYLRKLIAEKEGKAFIPPSIFSIDEFVNFIFNKTSDSREIHKIDALGILYGICLKKDFLQPQFRELDTFYNFGERVFRALEELYIENISVERIRSLETLIEIPQKSADHLRFLSEVYSEFYKELVKQKLSTRSLRYRTLAETDVLIGIEHFKSIILAGFFAFTWSEKEIIKKLLRQASGRITLIFHDGEDLERSIESIGLKPELRGYLRTGPLNIKTSINLYSIPDLHGEVKLAGTLLKDKKIDEKTVIVLPEPETLFPLLRHGIPFLKEEEYNISMGYPVTRTPLYGFFLNLFELVTSMDKNLLYVPDYLKFMLHPYTKNIQFKGSAELNRITIHYIEDLFHKGAFTPFTDLDELEEKISKMVYEEIISQTPLVDFGPEDIKNQLRNIHDKTIRKFLMIENIGDFAKKCIDVIDTVYKESTAKLHPLFYPYTEAFVKEFKKVSLSEMRNFSFKNRESYFNFFKKIMSSIHIPFEGTPLRGLQILGFLETRNIKFKRIFFLDLNEGVFPDLTDDTILPYPVRKALNLPTYQERERLLYYYFKNLLSGAEEVSLFYLKNKDLERSRFIEKIIWEGEKVNIKNWEDEKTINYKIDLRTPIPHEIEKTEEILSIIETLSFNASSLENYLSCGLRFYYSDILQLSNRKNIAEDPERKDTGFLVHDALHKFFEKRLGETICSPLSADLQELKEIEDIVIDIFTQRYGYISGRIYLMMKQIIRRLREFIPFTFSLFNGKEIVAVEDKIEEWLFNAPLNGRIDLVLKEDSEFTIIDYKISSKNDNLKIIFDKLNPEDRSTWYKAIKSLQIPFYMILYSTKYRISVNDINGYYLLLGKSSLDGDSKYGPFSSDKIKEYEIMSNIIRSLIDEIKDPNTPFMPPMKLKDECPYCDYKPLCGTEWVKRDEF